The Bifidobacterium actinocoloniiforme DSM 22766 genomic sequence TGCCGGAAACCTCCTCATCGGCGCTGCGGTTGGCATCAGTGCCGCGAATCCCGTCCGAATAATCGTTGGCGAAATTGGCGGCAATCTGCATGAACAAGGCCAGGAAAACCAAAAGGATGAAGACCGTCAACAGCTGGCCACCGCTCACTGCGCTGATTCGTGCCGCCCGGGCAGTTTCAGCCGGATCGGCAGGCACGGGGCAAGTGCCCGCGCAAGCCGCCGCGGACCGGGAGCGCAGGAGCAGGGCGGCCGCCGCGCCCACGCAGACCGGAGCCACCGAAGCGGGCAAGGTCTTGGGACGTAGCCCGTTAATCCACAATTTGACGTTCATACCATCTCCTCTGCCAGGCGAATTATGCATGGGACGAACCCGGCCAGGCTTCGCCTGAATCGGCGGGGCTCAGCCCCGAATCCGGTTGATCTCAGACCAGCGGCTTGACCAAGGGGAAGGTGATGGTCTCACGGATGGTGGCGCCGGTCAAGGCAATCAGCAGACGGTCAATGCCCATGCCCATGCCACCGGTCGGGGGCATGCCCACGCCCAGGGCCTCCAGGAAGTCCTCGTCGATGTCGGTGGCTTCTTCGTCTCCAGCGGCCGCGTCCTTGGCCTGCTGGATGAAGCGCTCGCGCTGCACGACCGGATCGTTGAGCTCGGAGTAGCCAGTGGCCAGCTCGAAACCTCGCACGTACAGGTCCCACTTCTCCACCATGCCGGGCTTGGAGCGATGGGCCTTGACCAGGGGCGAGGTCTCTACGGGGAAGTCGCGCACGAATGTGGGCTCGTAGAGCTTGTCCTCGTAGAAGTGCTCCCAGAGATGTTCGACCAGCTTGCCGTGGTTCTCGACCTCGTCGCGCTCAACGCCAAGCTTGTCAGCGATGGCGCCCAAGTGCTCCACGGAGGTCTCAGGAGTGATCTCCTCGCCCAAGGCCTCGGACAGGGAGCCGTACATGGTCATCGTCTTCCATTCGCCGCCGAAGTCGTACTCCTCGCCACCCAGCAGGGTGACCTTGGTGGAGCCGAAGGCGTCGAGGGCGGCCTGCTGCACCAGCTGCTTGGTCAGGTCACCAATCGTATCGTAGGTGCCATAGGCCTGGTAGGCCTCCAGCATGGTGAACTCGGGAGCGTGCGTGCCATCCACGCCCTCGTTGCGGAAGTCGCGGTTGATCTCGAAGACCCGCTCGATGCCGCCCACCAAGCAGCGTTTCAAAAAGAGCTCGGGGGCGATGCGCAGAAAGAGGTCGATGTCGAAGGCGTTCATGTGCGTAGTGAACGGGCGGGCCGCCGCTCCCCCGTGCACGGTCTGCAGCATGGGCGTCTCGACTTCCAGGAAGTCCTGGGATTCGAAGGTGCGGCGCAGGGAGGAGACCACCTTGGAGCGCCTGCGGACCATATCACGTGTGGCTTCGTCGGCGATCATGGCCAGGTAGGGCTTGCGGGTGCGCTGCTCGTCCGACAATTCCTTGTGGAGCGCAGGCAGGGGTTGTAAGGCCTTGGCCGCGATGGCCCACTCCGTGGCGAAGACCGAGAGCTCGCCGGTCTTGGAAGCGATCACCCGACCACGGACATAGAGCTGATCACCTAAATCCACC encodes the following:
- the lysS gene encoding lysine--tRNA ligase yields the protein MTDFIEHGAQSEEASENGTGISTVERAQMLLDQDKAIAAKVDQGLELEEAVDPSNREFGPRAHPEQVQMRVAKRALMLKQGIAPYPVHLDVTDRIEHVRAEYEGKLEPGQETEDVVGIAGRVLFLRNGGGLCFVQLSAGDGTTIQGMISKKEVGADSLKSFKQLVDLGDQLYVRGRVIASKTGELSVFATEWAIAAKALQPLPALHKELSDEQRTRKPYLAMIADEATRDMVRRRSKVVSSLRRTFESQDFLEVETPMLQTVHGGAAARPFTTHMNAFDIDLFLRIAPELFLKRCLVGGIERVFEINRDFRNEGVDGTHAPEFTMLEAYQAYGTYDTIGDLTKQLVQQAALDAFGSTKVTLLGGEEYDFGGEWKTMTMYGSLSEALGEEITPETSVEHLGAIADKLGVERDEVENHGKLVEHLWEHFYEDKLYEPTFVRDFPVETSPLVKAHRSKPGMVEKWDLYVRGFELATGYSELNDPVVQRERFIQQAKDAAAGDEEATDIDEDFLEALGVGMPPTGGMGMGIDRLLIALTGATIRETITFPLVKPLV